The DNA window TGGCACAAAACTTCTTGAACCCTTCGGGTAATTCGGAACTCCAGAGTACCGTCATATTCGGTTCGGGAGACGGTCCGAGATTATATAGTGTTTGCAGGAAGCGGAAAGATGTTTTCGTTACTTTGCAACGGCCGTCATTAAAACGTCCTCCTATGGATTCGGTTACCCATGTAGGGTCTCCCGCAAATATTTCATTATACGAATTCATACGCAGATGGCGTACCATACGTAACTTTATAACAAACTGGTCTATCAATTCCTGAGCAAATACTTCATCAATAATCCCATGAGATAAATCATATTCGATATAAATATCCAGGAAAGAAGAAACATTTCCCAATGACATAGCAGCGCCATCCTGTTCTTTTACTGCGGCCAGATATGCCATATACACCCATTGTACAGCTTCCTGCGCGGTATATGCAGGGCGACTTAAATCCAAACCGTAATATTCTCCCATGACTTTTATGTCCCTGAGTGCTTTTATCTGTTCCGCCACTTCTTCTCTTAGACGAATACGGGCTTCGGTCATAGGTCCGGTCAATCCTTTCAAATCGTTCTGCTTAGCCTCGATCAATCGGTCTATACCGTAAAGAGCCAAACGGCGGTAATCGCCTATAATACGTCCCCGTGCATAATTATCGGGTAATCCCGTCAGGAATCCTAAAGAGCGAAATGAACGTATCTCCTCGGTATATACGTCAAATACACCGTCATTATGTGTTTTTCGATAATGGGTAAAAATATCTTTTACTTTATCATCTACTTCCAACCCGTTCTCTTTACAAGCTTTGGCTACAACGTTGATCCCGCCGAAAGGTTTGATAGCCCGTTTCAACAGCTCATCGGTCTGTAATCCTACGATCAGTTCATTTTCTCTATCGATATAACCTGCTGTATGTGAAATTATAGTCGAAACATTCCGGTTATCTATAGAGCGCACTCCATTATTATTTCTTTCTTCGGTTATTGCTTCCAGACATACAGCCCAGACCCGTTTGGTTCTCTCTGTGGGTCCTTCCAAAAAAGAAGCGTCACCGTCATAAGGCGTGATATTCGTTTTTACAAAGTCCGTTACATTGATTTCTTTACTCCAAAGACCGTCGTTGAAGTTCTTGTTTAATTCCATATAAAAATCTTTTTTAAAGCAGGATAAATATCCGATAACTAATTATGCCGCAAAGGTAAGATTTATTCTCCATTCATAAAGAATATCTGTTGCATAATTATGTTTTTCAACACAATTTTTTCCACTGATATTCCATAGGCCATATTCCTCTTATTAGTTTTAACTCTAAAATTATATATCTAAATAATAAGAGAGGCAGTAACGAAATTCGTTCCTGCCTCTCTTATTTATCCAAAACATAAAACCGTTCAAATACCTTCTGCATAGACACGTTTATATATACGTCGAAAAAGATCGCTCGAAGCATTATATTCGGCAACATGCTCTTTATAATCCTCGCCCCATATACCGGGCAGTAAGTCCGCTATATAAGAATGTTCTCTATCTTTCTCGAGGGAAGCCTGAATAAGTTTAGCCACATACGGAGCATATTTTTCACTATCCGTCGAATGTAAATAAAGCGCTGCGCTTACTGTGATTTGTCCCTTGTGATCCACCTTTATGATGTTATCGGCCAGTTCTCCCATTTCATCATCACAATGCCCCATGTGGTTGGCTATATATTCATAGGTAAGTAACCCGTCGGTATCTTTACTTAATACTTTTTGTAAATCGTCACCCATAGTCATTCCTGTTGTGTTTGTTATTTTACAAAGATAACTAAAAAAGTTTCATCTTTACAAAAGAAAAAGAAAACAAAAATCATCGTTCCGTGCTTTATATTTCGGATAAAGGATAAAAAAACTCAAAAATATAAGAGAGGATAGTAATTTCTAAGAAAAATATATATGTTTGTATAGTAACCATAAAACATACAAGCCATGAAAGAAAACCTGATTATCACGATAGGCCGTCAATTCGGCTCTGGCGGAAGAGAGATCGGAAAACTTCTGGCCGATAAGTTCGGTATCGCTTATTATGACAAAGAATTGATCAACGAAGCATCCAAAGTAAGCGGACTCAGTACGGAATATTTTGAAAAAGCCGACGAACGTGCCCCGAACGGCCTTATGCATGCTTTTTCCATTAACTGGATAACCAGTGCAGGCGGTATCCTGAACGACGGTGGACTATCAAATGAATACATTTTCAAATTCCAGTCCGACGTAATATTAAAAATAGCAGAAGAACGTCCTTGCGTTATCGTAGGCCGCTGCGCCGATTATATATTGCGTAATTATCCCAACTGTTACAACATATTCGTTCATGCTCCCGAGAAAGAAAGAATCAAACGCATCTTGTCAAGAAACGACGGAGCCAATGAACGGGAAGCCAGAGACCTGGCCGAAAAGAAAAACAAGATAAGAGCCGCTTATTATAATTTCTATACCGATAAAGATTGGGGAGACGCCGCTTCGTATGATCTTACAGTGGATTCTTCCATACTGGGGACCGAAGACACTGCAAATTTCATCAAAGATTTTATTTTGCGCAAACAAGGATTTAAAAAAGGAGAAACCAATCAGTTTTCACATTTGTGATCCCGGATGTATCCGGCACACAACGTATACGTTATACCATCGACAATTCCTATGGTAGGTACCCATATATTCTCTACACCCAAATGCGAAGCCACCTGCATATAAATCTCACCGGCCGGTACGATAACATCGGCGCGGTCGGGCTTAAGGCCCAAATCATCTATGCGTTTTTTAACCGGTATGGAACGCAACCTGTTTACTACTGAGGTCAGGGAACGGACTGTTAACGGTTCCCCCCCGGGCGTACCTGACAAATGGTATAATTTATTGATATTCCCACCGGAACCTATTATTTCCATATTCCCGTATTGGCGGTATAAAGCAGAAAGATCTTTATACATACGCTGCAATTCAGAATTATCCACCCGGTTATTCAGAATCCGTACCGTTCCTATATTATAGGAATGAGAATCGATCAATGAGCGATCACTGATGACACTGATCTCAGTGCTTCCTCCTCCTACATCCACATAAGCAAAATTACCGTCGGAATCCAATATATCCACACTATGGCTGTCATAAACGATGCGAGCCTCCTCCTTTCCGTCAATAATCTCTATATATATCCCTGTCATTTCAGAAATATAACGCACGATTTCGGCTCCGTTCGAGGCATCACGCATGGCCGAAGTTGCACATGCCCTGTAACTTATCACATTATAAACCTGCATAAGCTGATTAAAAGCACCTACCAAACGAAGAAGTTTTTCGGTTTTTTCATTTGATACACGTCCTCTGGTAAATACATCCTGACCTAATCGTAAAGGTACACGAACAATAAAGACCTTTCGTAAGTCCTGTTCCGTTTCCCCAGCAACGATCCCCTTGATCAGCAACCGTACGGCATTGGAACCAATGTCAATAGCAGCAAAATTAAGTTTATCCATTCAACCTCTTTTACAGGCTGGCGAAGATACGCAAAAAAAACGAATTTGAATCACTCCGAGAACAATAATCCAATAGTAAAGAACTCTTTTCATATACCTTTTAATACCCTTATTCCCGGAATGTCTTCAAATATACCTCCCGGCCTTCGTCAAGGGGTATAGAGAATACAAAAAGAAAACTTTCTACAAAGAGAATTATTTTGTAAGTTTGTACCATCTTTAATTAAAGGACACAATGATTGAATACATCACCGGAGAAGTTGCAGAGTTATCTCCTACCGAAACCGTTATCGAATGTATGGGAATAGGTTATCTCCTTAACATATCACTTAATACATACAGCTCGTTACAAAAAGGGAATGATGCCAAACTTTATGTTTACGAAGCAATACGTGAAGATGCCCATCTTTTATACGGATTCTCCGCCCGCCGGGAACGGGAATTGTTCCTTCTCTTAATTTCGGTATCGGGAGTCGGCCCTAATACCGCACGTATGATTCTTTCATCATTAAATCCGTCTGAACTGGAACAGGTCATCGTTTCGGAAAACGTTAATATTCTAAAAAGTGTAAAAGGAATAGGCGGAAAAACTGCTCAACGCATAATTGTTGACCTCAAAGATAAAATAAAACCTACAGGTGACCCGTTATTAGAAAGTACACCGATGAACAACGATGTATTTGATGAAGCGGTCGCCGCACTGGTAATGCTAGGTTTTTCACAACAGCAATCGCAAAAAGCTGTTCAAAAGCTACTGAAGGAATCCCCTCAGATGAATGTGGAAACAGTCATTAAAGTAGCCTTGAAAATGTTGTGATAAACCACCGGTAAAGTGCGCAAAAACAACCAGGGGTTTTTAAGAATGAGGAGAAGCTTTAAATTTTTAATATACACTATATTATTGTTTAGCGGAGTAAGCATTTACTCTGCTTATGCTGCATATAGCTCCGCCTATTCACCCGCTCCTGCCTCTCAGGCTCCATCCAGAGAAACTCCCGCAAAGAAGGATAGTGTCCAAACCCATTTTCCCATCACCAAAACATCTCCCGAAAAATACGAAGATATCGGTAAGGAATCTCCTGCCGACCTTAAGACTCCTTCCAACGTAAAAACCGTAGTGGAATACGACCCGACCACTAACTGCTATGTTATGCGCACTAAAGTAGGAGACACCGAAATTGCGACTCCTTTCATGTTATCGGCAGATGAGTATAACGACTATACATTGAAACAATCGATGATGCAATATTACCGGGAACGGAATGCCGATAATTTTATCAATAATAAAAAGAACGAGTTCAATTTTCTTGATATGCAATTCTCTCTGGGGCCTTTGGAAAAAATATTCGGCCCCGGCGGTGTACAGTTAAAGACCCAGGGGTCTATCGACCTGAATATGGGTATAAAATCCAATAAAACCGATAACCCGGGTATTCCAGAAAGCGCACGTAAAAAGACCTATTTCGATTTTGATGAAAAAATACAGGCAACTGTAAATGCGAAAGTGGGGGATAAACTCAGTTTTAACATGAACTACAATACGGACGCTACTTTCGATTTCGATTCCAAAAACCTGAAACTGCAATATCAGGGAAAAGAAGACGAAATTATCAAGAATATTGAAGCCGGTAACGTAAGCATGACCACAGGTTCATCGCTAATTCGGGGCAGCTCCGCCCTGTTCGGTATCAAAACTACGATGCAATTCGGTAAATTAACAGCTACGGCTCTCGTCTCGCAACAAGAATCGGAAACTAAAACCGTGAACACGAAAGGTGGGGCCCAAACGACCGAATTCAAATTCAGCGCAGATCAGTATGACGAAAACCGTCATTTCTTTCTAGGCCATTTTTTCAGGGATAATTACGATAAATTCATTGCCAAATTCCCATATATTTCTTCAGGAGTGAGTATCAGCCGCATCGAAGTATGGGTAACTAATAAACGAGGAAACAATGACCAGGCCCGTAATATACTAGCGTTCATGGATCTGGGAGAAAATGAGAAAGTAGCGAACGATTTCTGGATAGGACAAGTAAGTAAGCCCAATACACAGAATTCAGCTAATAATCTTTACTCTACTATCACACAGCAGTATCCCGACGCCCGTAACATCAGCCAGGTTACGCAAGCGTTGGAAGGACTTAGTGTTCACGGTATAGAAGGAGGGCAAGATTATGTCAAAATAGAAAATGCCCGGAAACTCGAAAGTTCGGAATATACATTGAATTCCCAATTAGGATATATTTCGCTGAAAACGATGCTCAATCCCGACGAGGTACTGGCCGTAGCTTATGAGTATACTTATAACGGACAGACTTTCCAGGTGGGTGAATTCTCCGGTAATATTACCAATACAGAACAATGTCTGTTTCTGAAAATGTTGAAAGGCACGACCATTACGCCTCAGCTTCCTATCTGGAAATTGATGATGAAGAACGTATATTCATTAAATGCATATCAGGTACAAAAAGACAAGTTCCGGTTAAATATCAAATATCTCAGCGATACGACCGGAGTATTGCTTAACTACATAAGCGAAGGCAACATAAAAGGAATTCCCCTCATTCGTGTCATGAACCTGGATCGGTTAGACGCCAACCAAGAAGCTAATCCGGATGGTATATTCGACTTCGTAGAAGGCTTCACCGTACTTTCGGCAAACGGAAAAATCATTTTTCCTTCCGTAGAACCGTTCGGTAATTATTTAAAAACTAAAATCGGAAATGACAATATTGCAAAAGACTATATTTTTCAGGAATTATATGATTCTACCCTCACGGTAGCCCGGCAATTCTCGGAAAAGAACAAATTTGTCATGACCGGAGAATACCAGTCATCTTCCGGAGCTGAAATCAGGCTGAACGCAGCCAATGTTCCCCGCGGTTCCGTAGTCGTTACGGCGGGAGGACGTACCCTTACCGAAAATACAGATTATACGGTAGATTATTCTATGGGTATCGTTACGATACAGGACCAGAGCCTTATCGAATCGGGAACACCTATCAGCGTGACATTGGAAAACCAATCCATGTTCAGCATGCAAAGGAAAACCATGCTGGGACTCGACCTGAACTATGCCTTTTCAAAAAATTTCAATGTAGGGGCTACTATCATGCACTTATCTGAGAAATCCCTTACCGAGAAAGTGAACATAGGGGATGAAGTTCTCAATAATACATTATGGGGAATCAACACGTCCTACAACACACAATTCTTGTGGCTGACTAATCTGCTGAATAAAATACCGACAGTGAACGCCACAGCCCCGTCACGCCTGGCAGTAACGGCAGAATTCGCACAGTTGATTCCCGGGAAATCGAAGAAAGGCAGTCAGCGCGGAATGTCTTACATAGATGATTTCGAATCCACACAGACCGTAATTGACTTGCGTTCCCCTTATTCTTGGGCACTCGCCTCAACTCCTTATAACCCCAACCCAACGGATAGGAGCAAACAATTCTTTTTAAACGCCGCAAAATCCAATGATATAGAATACGGTACCGACCGGGCATTAATCTCATGGTATTACATAGACCGGATGTTCACCATGAAAAATTCGTCCCTGACCCCGGCCCATATTAAGAACGATCTGGATCAATTATCCAATCCTTATGTCCGGGAAATCAATTCACGGGAAATATTCCCCAATAAAGAATTGAACTACGGAGAAACCTCGGTACTTCAAACGCTTAATCTTTCTTTTTATCCCCAAGAAAGAGGACCTTATAACTTGGACGGCACTAACATTGATGATGAAGGGAATCTCCTCAATCCTAAAAACCGCTGGGGAGGTATTATGCAGAAAATGGATAATACGGATTTCGAATCCATGAATATAGAATACATACAATTCTGGATGATGGATCCGTTTCTGGATGAAAACAATCCTAATACTTCAGGCGGCGAACTGTTTTTCAACCTGGGAGAAATATCGGAAGACATTCTGAAAGACGGTCTGAAATCGGCAGAAAACACTCTTCCTGCTAACGGTGATACTACCCAAATAGCATATACCGTATGGGGAAAGGTATCGAAGAGCCCGTCACTTACATTCAGTTTCGACAATTCGGTACCCCGTAAACAACAGGATGTGGGTCTCAATGGTCTCTCCACCGATGAAGAATTCGTATATCCTGCCTATGCCACATATCTGGAACAATTAAACAGTAAACTGAATGTTGGCGCCAAAGAACGGATGCTGAACGACCCGTTCTCTCCCCTTAATGACCCCGCCGGAGATAATTATCACTATTACCGGGGAGAAGATTACGATAATGAACAGGCGAGCATACTGAAACGGTACAAACGATATAACGGAACGGAAGGGAACTCTCTATCGGAAAAAGAGGCTAACGACAAGTATTATATGTCTTCGCGTACGGTTCCCGATGTAGAAGATATCAATCAGGACTACACGCTGAACGAATACGAACGCTATTATCAATACAAAGTATCTCTACGCCCTGAAGATCTCGAAGTCGGTAAAAACTATGTTACGGACAAACGCGTAGCTACGGTCAAACTGCGTAACGGACAAGAGACCGAAGCTGTATGGTATCAATTCAAGATACCTTTAAAAAGCTACGACACAAAGATAGGATCTATACAGGATTTCAAGACCATCCGCTTTATCCGTATGTTCATGACCGATTTCGAAAAAGAAACTCATCTTCGCTTCGCCACACTGGAACTGGTACGGGGCGAATGGAGAAACTACGATTATAACCCCGACAGTAAGGTCGATGAACCTGTAAAAGGGAAACTGGATATCTCTGTCGTAAATATAGAAGAAAATGCGGGACAAACCCCGGTCAACTACGTACTGCCTCCTGGTGTAACCCGTATTATCGATCCGGGACAATCACAGATCACACAACTGAACGAACAAGCGATGTCCCTGAAAATAACCGACCTGAAATCAGGAGAAGCTCTGGCCGTATATAAGAACAGCGGACTTGACATGCGTAGCTACAAACGTTTGCAAATGTTTACACACGCAGAAAAACTAATAGACGACAAGAGCAATTTGAAAAACGGAGATTTGACCGTTTTCCTGCGTATCGGTACTGACAGCCGTTCCAATTATTATGAATATGAAATACCTCTGGTCCTTACTGCACCCGGAACTTATAATACCTATAATTCTCAGGATCAGGAAGCTGTATGGCCCAGCCAGAATATGTTCGATTTCCCGTTATCGGTATTCACAGATCTTAAACTGAAAAGAAATACCGAAAAACGCAAAGATAATTCAGGAATTACTTTCCAGTCCCGCTATTCGGAATACGATCCTGAAAAACCGCAAAACAAAGTAACGATAGTAGGTAATCCGTCTTTATCGGATGTACGTACAATTTTCATAGGTATACGAAACAACTCCAACGCCACAAAAGAGGGAACTATATGGGTAAATGAAATGAGGTTGACCGACTTTGATGAAAGCGGCGGATGGGCTGCCAAAGCCAATATGAACCTGAACATATCGGACATAGCTACGCTGAACCTGGGGGGACAGGTGGAAACAGTTGGTTTCGGAGGAATAGACCAGAGCCTGACTGAGCGCAGACTCGACGATTATTATCAATATAATATCGCTACAATGGTAGAGGTGGGACGTTTCTTCCCTGAAAAAGCGAAAGTAAAACTACCCGTATTTTACTCGATATCGAAACAAAAAACCATGCCGAAATATAATCCTCTCGACCAGGATATATTGTTGAAAGACGCACTAGACAATGCCGGCTCCAAAGCCGAAAAAGATTCTATTAAATCCATGTCTATCGATAAAATCACGGTGGAAGGCTTCAGCATATCAGGAGCAAAAGTCGACATACAAAGTAAGAACCCGATGCCTTACGATCCGGCCAACCTTACTGCCAGTTATTCTTACAATAGGCAAAGTAAAGAGAACCCTACCACACAATACGAGAATACATACGACCACCGGGGAAATCTTACGTATAGCTACACTCCCTATGTACCGCCACTAAAACCATTCAGCTTCATAAAGAGCAATTCGAAGCATGTAAAATTCCTCAGGGAAATGGAGATCAACTATCTGCCGACCAATATAGCATTCAGTACGAATATATCGAGGTATTATTACGAACAGCAATTACGTGACCTGACAGAATCGGGCTCCTCCGGATATGAACTTCCCGTTTCGGTGAGTAAAAACTTTTTATGGGACAGGCAAATGTCTATACAATGGAACTTATTCAAATCCCTGAACCTGTCATTGCAAACCATGACAAACGCCCGCATCGAAGAACCTAGCGGACCGGTGAACAAACGTCTTTTCCATGATGAATACGAAGCATGGAAAGATACGGTATGGAGCAGTGTCAAAAAATTGGGAACTCCCTGGAATTATAATCAGACATTTAATGCAACATATAACGTACCGTTTAATAAGATACCGGTACTGGATTATCTTTCTTTATCCGCCAAGTATAATGCTACATACGGCTGGGACCGGGGAGTGCAAGTCGACGATGAAACCGACCTGGGAAACAATATCAACAATCAGGCCCAGCTCAGTTTCGACGGACGGTTCAATTTCGAACAACTATATAACAAATCACGGTATCTGAGAGACATCAACCGCAAGTTCTCCACCAGTTCACGCCTTTCCAACAAAACGTCAAAAAAAGAAAGAAAATTTGAACGGCAGGTTACATTGCGTGAAGATACCACCGTACAATTAAGACATAACCTGAATAATAAAAAGGTGAAAGTAACAGCCCGGGATAACACAGGCAAACTAGTACAGGTTAAGTACAAGGTAATGGACTCTAACAGTGTACAGATACTTAATAAGGGAAAAGAACGCTGGAAAATAACTATCGTACCTGTGAAGAATGCCGGCAACGAGTTCTGGACGCGCGTTGCGGAATATTCGTTACGCACCGCCATGATGGTCAGGAACATAAGCGTCCGTTACCGGACTAATAACAGTATGTCTATCCCTCTGTTCCGTCCCAATGTAGGTGATATATTCGGACAATCAACAACGGCTGGACCTCTCTCGCCGGGATTGGATTTCGCATTTGGTTTCACCGATGAAAGTTATATACGAAAAGCAAAGGATCGCGGATGGCTTATTGCCGACGAATCTCAGGTAACCCCCGCCATCATAAATAAAGGAACCGAACTGAACATAGAAGTGGCACTGGAACCTATACGGGGACTCAAAATAAACTTCACCGGAAACTGTACGGACAACCGCAATAACCAGATACAGTTCATGTATGACGACATGCCTACATTACGGGGCGGTAGTTATACAAAAACTCATGTAGCTATAAAAACCGCGTTACGTTCTTCCAAATCATCTAATGGATACCAGAGCGACGCATTCGATGAATTTATGCGAAATCGTGAAATAATCGCATCCCGCCTCTCCCGGAAATACGCAAATCTGAATTACCAGAAAAACAGCGTTGCAG is part of the Barnesiella propionica genome and encodes:
- a CDS encoding Ppx/GppA phosphatase family protein, which translates into the protein MDKLNFAAIDIGSNAVRLLIKGIVAGETEQDLRKVFIVRVPLRLGQDVFTRGRVSNEKTEKLLRLVGAFNQLMQVYNVISYRACATSAMRDASNGAEIVRYISEMTGIYIEIIDGKEEARIVYDSHSVDILDSDGNFAYVDVGGGSTEISVISDRSLIDSHSYNIGTVRILNNRVDNSELQRMYKDLSALYRQYGNMEIIGSGGNINKLYHLSGTPGGEPLTVRSLTSVVNRLRSIPVKKRIDDLGLKPDRADVIVPAGEIYMQVASHLGVENIWVPTIGIVDGITYTLCAGYIRDHKCEN
- the sov gene encoding T9SS outer membrane translocon Sov/SprA; its protein translation is MRRSFKFLIYTILLFSGVSIYSAYAAYSSAYSPAPASQAPSRETPAKKDSVQTHFPITKTSPEKYEDIGKESPADLKTPSNVKTVVEYDPTTNCYVMRTKVGDTEIATPFMLSADEYNDYTLKQSMMQYYRERNADNFINNKKNEFNFLDMQFSLGPLEKIFGPGGVQLKTQGSIDLNMGIKSNKTDNPGIPESARKKTYFDFDEKIQATVNAKVGDKLSFNMNYNTDATFDFDSKNLKLQYQGKEDEIIKNIEAGNVSMTTGSSLIRGSSALFGIKTTMQFGKLTATALVSQQESETKTVNTKGGAQTTEFKFSADQYDENRHFFLGHFFRDNYDKFIAKFPYISSGVSISRIEVWVTNKRGNNDQARNILAFMDLGENEKVANDFWIGQVSKPNTQNSANNLYSTITQQYPDARNISQVTQALEGLSVHGIEGGQDYVKIENARKLESSEYTLNSQLGYISLKTMLNPDEVLAVAYEYTYNGQTFQVGEFSGNITNTEQCLFLKMLKGTTITPQLPIWKLMMKNVYSLNAYQVQKDKFRLNIKYLSDTTGVLLNYISEGNIKGIPLIRVMNLDRLDANQEANPDGIFDFVEGFTVLSANGKIIFPSVEPFGNYLKTKIGNDNIAKDYIFQELYDSTLTVARQFSEKNKFVMTGEYQSSSGAEIRLNAANVPRGSVVVTAGGRTLTENTDYTVDYSMGIVTIQDQSLIESGTPISVTLENQSMFSMQRKTMLGLDLNYAFSKNFNVGATIMHLSEKSLTEKVNIGDEVLNNTLWGINTSYNTQFLWLTNLLNKIPTVNATAPSRLAVTAEFAQLIPGKSKKGSQRGMSYIDDFESTQTVIDLRSPYSWALASTPYNPNPTDRSKQFFLNAAKSNDIEYGTDRALISWYYIDRMFTMKNSSLTPAHIKNDLDQLSNPYVREINSREIFPNKELNYGETSVLQTLNLSFYPQERGPYNLDGTNIDDEGNLLNPKNRWGGIMQKMDNTDFESMNIEYIQFWMMDPFLDENNPNTSGGELFFNLGEISEDILKDGLKSAENTLPANGDTTQIAYTVWGKVSKSPSLTFSFDNSVPRKQQDVGLNGLSTDEEFVYPAYATYLEQLNSKLNVGAKERMLNDPFSPLNDPAGDNYHYYRGEDYDNEQASILKRYKRYNGTEGNSLSEKEANDKYYMSSRTVPDVEDINQDYTLNEYERYYQYKVSLRPEDLEVGKNYVTDKRVATVKLRNGQETEAVWYQFKIPLKSYDTKIGSIQDFKTIRFIRMFMTDFEKETHLRFATLELVRGEWRNYDYNPDSKVDEPVKGKLDISVVNIEENAGQTPVNYVLPPGVTRIIDPGQSQITQLNEQAMSLKITDLKSGEALAVYKNSGLDMRSYKRLQMFTHAEKLIDDKSNLKNGDLTVFLRIGTDSRSNYYEYEIPLVLTAPGTYNTYNSQDQEAVWPSQNMFDFPLSVFTDLKLKRNTEKRKDNSGITFQSRYSEYDPEKPQNKVTIVGNPSLSDVRTIFIGIRNNSNATKEGTIWVNEMRLTDFDESGGWAAKANMNLNISDIATLNLGGQVETVGFGGIDQSLTERRLDDYYQYNIATMVEVGRFFPEKAKVKLPVFYSISKQKTMPKYNPLDQDILLKDALDNAGSKAEKDSIKSMSIDKITVEGFSISGAKVDIQSKNPMPYDPANLTASYSYNRQSKENPTTQYENTYDHRGNLTYSYTPYVPPLKPFSFIKSNSKHVKFLREMEINYLPTNIAFSTNISRYYYEQQLRDLTESGSSGYELPVSVSKNFLWDRQMSIQWNLFKSLNLSLQTMTNARIEEPSGPVNKRLFHDEYEAWKDTVWSSVKKLGTPWNYNQTFNATYNVPFNKIPVLDYLSLSAKYNATYGWDRGVQVDDETDLGNNINNQAQLSFDGRFNFEQLYNKSRYLRDINRKFSTSSRLSNKTSKKERKFERQVTLREDTTVQLRHNLNNKKVKVTARDNTGKLVQVKYKVMDSNSVQILNKGKERWKITIVPVKNAGNEFWTRVAEYSLRTAMMVRNISVRYRTNNSMSIPLFRPNVGDIFGQSTTAGPLSPGLDFAFGFTDESYIRKAKDRGWLIADESQVTPAIINKGTELNIEVALEPIRGLKINFTGNCTDNRNNQIQFMYDDMPTLRGGSYTKTHVAIKTALRSSKSSNGYQSDAFDEFMRNREIIASRLSRKYANLNYQKNSVAGKGIATDNNMPIGEINRNSPDVMIPAFLAAYTGSDAGKIGLSPFPSLSSILPNWRVTYDGLMQLPFFRQHFKSFTLNHAYQCTYTVGSYSSYLTWVEADGNFGFITDELNNTLVPSSPYDISSVSLIERFAPLIGFKMTMKNNITGNVEYKDSRTLTLNPAAGQLVEGSTRDFTIGAGYKIANFNTILKIKGRETGVSNDLTVTGDISFRNTSTLIRRIDQNYTQATAGTSSYVIKFTANYVLSKRITLGAYYDRQVNKPLVSSTSYPITNSNYGISVRLSLTR
- the pflB gene encoding formate C-acetyltransferase codes for the protein MELNKNFNDGLWSKEINVTDFVKTNITPYDGDASFLEGPTERTKRVWAVCLEAITEERNNNGVRSIDNRNVSTIISHTAGYIDRENELIVGLQTDELLKRAIKPFGGINVVAKACKENGLEVDDKVKDIFTHYRKTHNDGVFDVYTEEIRSFRSLGFLTGLPDNYARGRIIGDYRRLALYGIDRLIEAKQNDLKGLTGPMTEARIRLREEVAEQIKALRDIKVMGEYYGLDLSRPAYTAQEAVQWVYMAYLAAVKEQDGAAMSLGNVSSFLDIYIEYDLSHGIIDEVFAQELIDQFVIKLRMVRHLRMNSYNEIFAGDPTWVTESIGGRFNDGRCKVTKTSFRFLQTLYNLGPSPEPNMTVLWSSELPEGFKKFCAKVSIDTSSVQYENDDLMRLVRHSDDYGIACCVSFQDIGRQIQFFGARANLAKALLLAINGGRCENTGTLMIPGIPVLTGEVLKYDEVMANYKVVLKEIARVYNEAMNIIHYMHDKYYYEKAQMAFVDTNPRINLAYGAAGLSIAADSLSAIKFAKVTAHRNDIGLTESFDIDGDFPCYGNDDDRVDELAVGLTHYFSEELSKLPVYKNARPTLSILTITSNVMYGKKTGATPDGRKKGVAFAPGANPMHGRDAKGAIASLTSVAKISYNDAQDGVSNTFSIVPKSLGVTEEDRVDNLTCMMDGYFSKGAHHLNVNVLNREMLEDAMEHPEKYPQLTIRVSGYAVHFVSLSREHQLEVISRSFHDRM
- the ruvA gene encoding Holliday junction branch migration protein RuvA, with product MIEYITGEVAELSPTETVIECMGIGYLLNISLNTYSSLQKGNDAKLYVYEAIREDAHLLYGFSARRERELFLLLISVSGVGPNTARMILSSLNPSELEQVIVSENVNILKSVKGIGGKTAQRIIVDLKDKIKPTGDPLLESTPMNNDVFDEAVAALVMLGFSQQQSQKAVQKLLKESPQMNVETVIKVALKML
- a CDS encoding cytidylate kinase-like family protein, translating into MKENLIITIGRQFGSGGREIGKLLADKFGIAYYDKELINEASKVSGLSTEYFEKADERAPNGLMHAFSINWITSAGGILNDGGLSNEYIFKFQSDVILKIAEERPCVIVGRCADYILRNYPNCYNIFVHAPEKERIKRILSRNDGANEREARDLAEKKNKIRAAYYNFYTDKDWGDAASYDLTVDSSILGTEDTANFIKDFILRKQGFKKGETNQFSHL